The Apium graveolens cultivar Ventura chromosome 10, ASM990537v1, whole genome shotgun sequence nucleotide sequence TATCATCAAGATTTGCTGGAAATGAACTTGTACTTAACCAATCTCTACAACATGTGTAAACCTCCTTGCCTAAAATAGGCCAAAATTGTTGGAAAAAAGCGGGGTTTAGTCCATCCGGACCACTTGCTTTGTCCGGGTGCATCTGTTTGACAGCATTAGTGAATTCTACAAAAGGTAATTCCGCCATTAGCATCTGGTTGTGAGCATCAGTCATGCATCTATTCTCCTCAGCAGCTTGCAGGTTCGAGTCATGCTGATCACCTCTGAAAATATCCAGGAAATACTCTTTAAGCATATTACACATCCCATCTTTATCATTCACTTGAACTCCATTGTCAATTTCTAGAAACGGAATAAGATTTGTCTTCCTTCGAGTAGAGGCTAAGGCGTGGAAAAACTTAGTGTTAGCATCCCCTTCTGCCAACCAAAAGACTTTAGCCCTCTGCTTCCAATAAATTTCTTCATGGAGTAGCAActcattcaacttttctttctcttcaaagtacatttttactccTCCACTGTCAATACGATTCCCAAGCTTAGTTAACAGCTCTCTCTGCTTCTTCACTTTGTCACGAAATTTGTGGAAGAAGTTTCTCCCCCAACGAGCCATAAAACTTGAAACGGAGAGGAGATTTGGGAGAATATGAGATGGAGGACGAGCAAGCCAAAAATTAGTTGTTTCTTTATGAAAGCCTGGCTCTTGAAGCCACGTATTTTCAAAACAAAATCGGAACTGCTTCCGGGAAAGAGCCACACTAAACAGGTCCAGCAGGATGGGATCATTATCTGAAACAGAAGTATGGATAACTGAGAGCTTACATAAAGGGAATTGGTGCAACCAAGAACAAGAAGCAAAGGCTATGTCCAATCGCTCTTTAACCCACTCATTAGTGCCACGAGATTTCTCCCAGGTGAATTTACCCCCTTGTAGATCAATTTCTACCAGTAGAGATTCATCAATAGCAGCTTGGAAGCCATTCATAAGAGATTGGGAATGAGGAGTACCCCCCACTTATTAGAAGCAGACAACAGATCATTAAAGTCCCCAATGATAGTCCAAGGCAGCTGAGACATACCAGCCAACATACGAATAAGGTCCCAAGAGTTCTTCCTACGGGCTCTCTCTGGGAAGCCATTAAAACAGGAAAGAGACCACACAGCAGCACTATTATGAAAAAAATTAACATTCACATGATTTTGAGAATAACTAGTGATTTCACAATTCATATTATTTTTCCAAAAGATTGCCAACCCACCACTACGACCTACTCTATCTACTGAAAAGCATTAAGAAAAACCAAGCTTGACTCGCAACTCCTCAATTTTATTTGCATAAGAAATAGTTTCAGATAAAAAAAGAAAATCAGGTTTGTGAGCCTTAATAAGGTCACCAAGAGCTCGAACTGTGCGAGGGGAACCAACCCTCGACAGTTCCAACTAAGGACATTTATTGAGGATGGGTAGCCTGCCTTGTAAGCGTAGCCAAATCAGAATTAGAAAAAACTGGACAATCAAAATTAAAAAGCCCGATTTCAGAAATTACCCCGTTATTGCCACCTTCTATTTCCATAAAGCTATTGCCATCGGGGCCTCTTCTCCTTTTATTACGTTCCTCAATATTGAGCCTAGTCAATTCATCTTCAGAAGGCCCATTATGGTTCTCAAAATTGGCCGCCAATATTGCCTCGTCTTTATTGTTATGATGAAATCCTGGATTGATAGCTTTATTGGATAATGCACTGCTAAAATTTCACCCTTGAATACCAGATTGCACAATCTGTTTACCAGGATACCCTGAAACGTGCTGATTAAAATTTGAATTTCCATGAATCCCGTCCCAATCAGCATCTCTCTCATCATGGAGAAATTTACTACGGTCTTGCCCCACCGATCTCCTTGCCTGAGCACGAAGCCATGTCCCCCATTCCCTAGCGTCATCCTTGACATTCGAGCTAAGTTTCTTGTAACAGATACGTTCAGTATGAGTCACAAGGCCACAAATAAAGCAGAAGTCTCCAAGTCTCTCGTACTTGCACTGGACAATGCATTCCGACCCATTCCTTTTGCATATTTTTTTCTTACGCTTTAATGGCTGCCTTACATCAATACTAATTTTGACCCGCACGCACTCACGCCAGATGCTAGAGTTGTTATTAGGATCATACGAAATAAACGAACAAACGAAATTACCAAGTTGTTTCCCGGCTATCTCAGTTATCAATCCCGAAGGAACGCCAAATAACTGAATCCAGAATTGTAAGTTAAATAATGGATCCTCACCAATACCAATCCTGTTGAGGACGGACATTGCACCATCAAAAGACCAAAGACCTCCATTTAAAACCCATTCCATATCATCAATGTGATAAAACTGGAACAAATAGATGCTTGGCTTTAGATCCTTTATATGTATTCCTCTTGCTGGGCGCCAAATATCTGCAATCTTAGACTTCATTGCCCTGACATTCAAGCTCTTCTCTGTCAAAAAATGACCCACAAGACATGTTCCAAACTTGTTGGATACATCCTCCGCCTCTTCGTCGAAAATGAATTCTGTATTCTCCTCATCCTCGATTCCCATTTTTGCCATCCTCTTGTTGATATCCTCGACTCTCGCCATAACAAAACTCTCACGTTCTTATTGAGAAGAAAGGAGAGAAAAACAAAGGCTCTCACTGCATTggagaaaaaaaaaatatcaaagGCTCTTTATAAACTCAATAGTTAAAAATTCTCTTAAAATTCTTAAAAGTATCTTAGAACAAAGGTCGTCTTCAAGCAAAGGTTCTCTTACATTTTTTAAAATAGCTAAGATCTCTTCAAATGgctaaaattattttaaattttaccTTTTGTACAAAATAAATTCTTAACAtcttaatatttatttaataattttttttatgaaaagTTAATTATAATTTTTCTTTTTTAGATAAATAGATTTTTTTTACAAGGACCATAATATGATTTCATTATGTCTTTTTACGAATGATTTTCATTTTTGTAGAAAAGCGTTAGAAAGTGAATAAGATTCTCTTTTTTTCCGACGCGAAATTAAAAAATTCAGTATTATTTCTTACTCAGATTTTGTTATCCAATTAAAAAATGAAGATTCTGTTACATATCATagttaataaaatatttttaagtggttaaaaatatatttttaatgaCCATCTTCTATCATCGTATTGTATAAAGAAAATATTTCTAAATAGTGAGAATACTGTcaatttaaaatattttacaaattCAAAACTTAAAGATTCTCTTAAAAATTCTTAAAAGTATTTATAACAAATGTTTTCTTCACAAAAAGGTTCTcctaatttttttgaaattttttttcaGTTCTCTTAAATTGGCTAAAGTTTGCCTTATGTACAAAGCAAATTTTTGACTTCTGACTTCTGACAtcttaattattatattttttaaaaatttagaaaaaggtaattataatttaaacttttttatttagataaatatatttttttactaGTACGATAGTATAATTTCATTATGTCTTTTTATGtatgatttttatttttattttggcAAATGAATAAGCAGTTTTTGATAACTCCTGGTGGATAATCAATCCCAACCTTGGAGAATCCCAGCATGTGTGGCAGTTGCCCAAATACATGACATGGACAACTATCACCCATCAATCATGAGAATAATTAAGGCACGTGTCAGAAGATCCTCAAAACATTCCTCAGCCAGTCCTACACTGACACGTGTAAAACATCCACTtcagccaggtgtcctccgctcccagaatcGATGGTTatgattcaaaggtaccaacccctaaaccctatccttgggctataaatagcccaagaaggtaagGTTTTGAGGCTAATCACTCTCACACAcccatatacacacacaaccaccttgcattcctatatatcttcatcttccccaaaatcgagttcttactctcacaccggaggcgccgcgggacccagaccccccttccggtgttgttttgcaggaTCCCCATGACAGCTACACCTCCACATCAGTGAAAGATCCAGGCACGACGTCGAAGGAGCGGCCCcaccaccaggagttatcatttggcgctagaaggaggggctctccatccttgggtctcggtgcccctggattcaccttcatcagcaagCTCTTGAAAGAGTCTATTTATTTAACTTGTAAGAACCCAAGTAACCAAACTCTTCCATAAACATGAATGttatttaagccacgtttgtgtgtgctcgttgttttaggccacgtttgtgtgagccctgttttgttgatttaagccacgtttgtgtatGCCATTGTTAGTTTTGATCATTTTAGAACCCCGATTTTGCTCTAGTTTACATATTGCCTTTGTGTTCTAAAACCCCACTACAAATATTTTACCACATTGTTGGGTAGTCCGAGAAGATTGTTTAATCTAGTCCTAGAAAGCCATTTGTTACTGCTTGTTATTGTTTGGGATAGTTTCTACGATTTTCGAAAAGCAACCTTAAATCCATATTATTAGTTGGAAACTTTTGTTAGTTGTTGTCAGTATTTTTGAgaaatggcaagaccaggaaagCATACTTCTGGGAGACCATCTGCTAGTACTTAGGTCCAggagccggaccactcccaggccCTTGATCCAGGAGCCGACAGAGAGGCattccaggagcaaccattgcAACACACTCCCGTTGTGGAGAGAATTGTAAACACTAGAGATGCCAGAAGCCTTATTGAGCTGAACCAATACAAATACACTAATGTCTCGGTGGCCGAAGAGCACATGGCCAACCTTACAAGTGATGAACTGGCAGAAGCAATCCGGATCTACAGGCAGGAGCAACCCGGCTCCAGGAAGAAGCCGAACTTGAGGAAGAACCGgaggagtccggggactcccagCAATCTAAGAGATCTGTCTTTGACCGGATTGGAGCTAAGGGAAAGAAAAGCAAGAAGGACCAGGGTAATAAGAAAGAAGCAAAAGCTACTAAACAGAAAACGTTGGAAGAGATGCGGGAACAAAtcagaaaagaagaagaagcaaagctcgagctaaaaataaaaaaaaaagaatgCAGTTAGAAGAAGAAAAACTACTGGCCAAGTCTAGGACCAAGAGAACCCGGAGGGATCCCACTCTGGAGCTGATTtttgatgatgaagaagaagagaagcagAAAGACTTAAAAGATATGATCTATGAATTACAAAGGAAGATGGACAGAGACTCAGGAGTAGAAATTGGGGAAACATTAACTCCTTTCAGCCACTCCTTGGAGGCCATTCCCCGGCAGCGGGACTTGAAGCACTACAATTTTGATTCTTTTGACGGTCTGGGAGACCCAGAGGAGCACTTGAACTACTTTGAGCAGATCACACAAATATATTACTATaatgacttgacgaaatcaaGTTTCTTCGCATCAACTCTTAATGGAGGGGCCCAGAgatggttcagcaggatcccCTCCCGCAGCATCCATAGTTGGAAGGAGTTCCGCGCATCTTTTCTCCAGAGATTTCGAGCAAAAAAAACGCATAAAATACATATGTGTCACCTGGAAACAATCCGGCAACATGACAATGAGTCTCTCTCAGCATATATGTGCCGGTTCCAGGAAGCTATCAACAAAGTCTCGAGCTTGGATGAGCACGAAGCTCTGAGCATTTTTAGGAGAAACTTGGACCCGGAGCATAATGAGAGATATATTGTAGAACTGATCAATAAGGAGCCACAAAGTCTGCCAGCATCTTACTCCATGGCTTCCAGATTTATAAAGGAAACCGATGTACTCCAGGCAATGAGGATGACCCGGAGTGGGGGATCCAGGAGTAAGAACACTCATGACCGACTGAAAGGGTGTTACCATTAGGACAAGAAGTTCAAACAAAACCATCATAACCAAGAAAGACAAACTACTCCAGTTTTTCAGAGACTCGGTCCTAAGCCGGTGTCCAAGAGCGACCCAGGACCGGCGAAGCAGCCCCGGGAGCCAAAGCAGGAGCCGGACTAgactcctctcaacatgaccCGGGAAAAAATCTTGAAGGAGGTAAAAGACAAACCTTTCTATTATCCTCTGAAGCCGATGCAAACTCCTCATTGAGGACCAAGTGAAGAAAGGAAATATGAATAAATACCTAGTCCGggacaacaacaacaacaaagggGAGGTGCAGAAGAGAGGAAATAACGTAGTTAATGTAGTCCTAGGAGGCTCCCACTCCCCACCATGGAGCCCGGACTTCGGCGAAGAAGTGCTCTCAATCCAATCACTCCCAGATATGGTGATATCCTTTAGAAGTAAGGACTGTGAAGGAGTAAACCCTAATCACAATGCAGCTTTAGTTGTCATCTTGgacatctttgataatgaagtaagaagaatgctcatagataatggttcctcagtaaatattctcttcaagcacacagtggaTCAAATGCAGTTAGGGAGCGTCCGCTCAAATGATTGCCGAGAGGATCTACTCTATGGGTTCGGACAAAACTTAGTCCCGATTCAAGGGACTTTATATCTACCAGTCATTTTTAGAACTGCTGCTAACCAAGTAACTCATGTCATCAAGTTCTATGTCATCAACACTCCTTCATCATACAATGGAATTATCGGCATGTCAGCTCTAACTatgatgcaagcaataacttcaatctcccatctcaaaATCAAGTTCCCAACTCCGACAGGAGTCGGTGAGATAAAAGGAGATTATGGAGTTGACGAAACATGCTACAGTCAGGGGTTAGTAATGGCAGAAACCCACCAGGACAACAAGAGGATGGACATAGTCCTTCGCAAACAACAAAACATCAAGAAGCACCGACCCCGGCCAAGGGAAGAAACAATAAATGAAGTACAACTCATTGAATCAAGTCCGAACCAAGAAGCAAACATGCCAAGTTTGCAAGGACCggcaagcaaccaagtcatggtagtcGACAAGGCAAATCAGGTCCTAGACCAAGCTAGTCCTACCATGCAAGCAACCAAAGCAAAAAAAACAAAACAGGTGAACTCCTACCTGAAAAAGAACTCTGAAGCCCGAATTCATCAAATGGTTTCAAACAAAGAACAAGCAAAAATCGAAGCTGCAGTTAAAACAGAAGAAGTCCAGATTGATGAAAGTAGTCATAACAGGAAGGTGAAAGTTGGGTCAGGACTCGAGGAGTCCTTCAAAGAAAGACTAATGTCCTTGCTCTGGGAGTACAAAGATGtttttgcctggagtccaagagacatgcccggactacatgagtccatagcaatgcacaACTT carries:
- the LOC141690846 gene encoding uncharacterized protein LOC141690846, with the protein product MARVEDINKRMAKMGIEDEENTEFIFDEEAEDVSNKFGTCLVGHFLTEKSLNVRAMKSKIADIWRPARGIHIKDLKPSIYLFQFYHIDDMEWVLNGGLWSFDGAMSVLNRIGIGEDPLFNLQFWIQLFGVPSGLITEIAGKQLGNFVCSFISYDPNNNSSIWRECVRVKISIDVRQPLKRKKKICKRNGSECIVQCKYERLGDFCFICGLVTHTERICYKKLSSNVKDDAREWGTWLRAQARRSVGQDRSKFLHDERDADWDGIHGNSNFNQHVSGYPGKQIVQSGFHHNNKDEAILAANFENHNGPSEDELTRLNIEERNKRRRGPDGNSFMEIEGGNNGVISEIGLFNFDCPVFSNSDLATLTSAAVWSLSCFNGFPERARRKNSWDLIRMLAVGGTPHSQSLMNGFQAAIDESLLVEIDLQGGKFTWEKSRGTNEWVKERLDIAFASCSWLHQFPLCKLSVIHTSVSDNDPILLDLFSVALSRKQFRFCFENTWLQEPGFHKETTNFWLARPPSHILPNLLSVSSFMARWGRNFFHKFRDKVKKQRELLTKLGNRIDSGGVKMYFEEKEKLNELLLHEEIYWKQRAKVFWLAEGDANTKFFHALASTRRKTNLIPFLEIDNGVQVNDKDGMCNMLKEYFLDIFRGDQHDSNLQAAEENRCMTDAHNQMLMAELPFVEFTNAVKQMHPDKASGPDGLNPAFFQQFWPILGKEVYTCCRDWLSTSSFPANLDDTNVVLIPKKENACRMRDLRPIALCNVLYKILSKVLANYLKRILPQVITENQVAFMPNRSINDNVLIAFELIHHMKKSVRGSEGDVALKLYISKAYDRVEWGYLKKRMQFRMTSVLTVHLLVPSTLHEKIDRELPSPYLFLLCVEGLSLAMSKAVSKEVIHGIKRFRKVNQLSEIRDFFSTNVNQDREAEISAILGVNNVLQRSMYLGLPSLVGRSKKRVFSFIKERMWKRLQGWKAKKISRAGKSMLIKNVATAIPSYCMSSFLLPRSLFSEMEVMMNKYWWQSGSTDRRGINWVAWDRLSMSKCHGGLAFRNLYGYNIALIAKHVWNFIHNPQSLVSRIFKAKYFQNSHNLQARVVPGSSFIWKGIITAKNKVMQGFRWVLGDGESINCIQDPWLVGKDDFRVDQYREYVDNTTVVAQLFLQNVREWDENKVVDMLSMMQL